A genomic stretch from Numida meleagris isolate 19003 breed g44 Domestic line chromosome 2, NumMel1.0, whole genome shotgun sequence includes:
- the ASXL3 gene encoding putative Polycomb group protein ASXL3 isoform X3: MGKRSWKSKSSSRSSSGSTCIARRQAARWSQVLFYEWEYWEYSILIMCKRFTDVLCKSACERLDALRQQQKRRNGVSMMVNKTVPRVVLTPLKVSDEQSDSPSGSESKNGEADGSDKEMKHGQKSPTGKQTSQHLKRLKKSGLGHLKWTKAEDIDIETPGSILVNTNLRALINKHTFASLPQHFQQYLLLLLPEVDRQMGSDGVLRLSSSALNNEFFAYAAQGWKQRLAEGEFTPEMQLRIRQEMEKEKKTEPWKEKFFERFYGEKLGMSRGESLKLTTAQNNDEDDSNSLCGSSGTPGPSKQATFEEHEQKGTKTPALPEKDNGPSLSNMEQVPVKNLVAETEDILIPEESVIQEEIAEEVETSICECQEENHKTEQEFSEESVSPAGTNEETEAVQLADNAESCVMMNDVTDTVSHIEIKVELKSECPQEEMSVVIDQLEDCVSPARSASSTNSVNDTADKDSESAKELIAPEMQNAALEGNLFTGGGIAVDMELQSDPEEQSSENACTSETSFSSGSPEEPCVCIASPGGDTQSTSEEPCTPASLETACSSEASSTENTEGDIQQKVTDENLHTPLMSEISPMPTSPVTSEASLMSNLPLTLEASPASNLPLTSETSPMSDLPITSETSSVSSVLLTSETSVANSLPLPSETSPVSNSPSNERLILQQRKSPCLLEDSLHTLKEESSTIPKVVQEENLVVQPKQLQSAPENLKVGPLTITPDTSALEEPQSKNLSHQPCKSHSEIEKSYIASIPEHSSPPEVIKIKNHSIQQRGDKKGTLMPSEVAILPEGSAGKNFELFPSKQHEKLYTSSLDKSSFSEVCRSKSHKLTGSTQSRLESSHSSKSLEPTKSPEVRNESRDPEIPKRKTAEQHSFGICKEKRARIDDDQPNRSASSTSPSDKDQPLREEPRVPPLKIQLSKIGPPFIIKSQPVSKPEPRVSPSTSVSSGRNTGARTLADIKARAQQARAQREAAAAAAVAAAASIVSGAMGTPCEGGKTRTLAHIKEQTKAKLFAKHQARAHLLQTNKESKSQFNSKESTSSLEISASTDAKIEGSTGVIIVNPNCRSPSNKSAHHRETTTLLQQSLNTATLPETATEIPVHSSDENIPMPQLCEKIISSTSTESNSVPVLYNKSSVSVSVCSTAMSGAIKELSFASSVDKSSVLMSVDSVNTAVSACNIKMLKSIQGADTPCIAVGPKCIDNSNVPVSIDSTVLSNAVDDKRLPIPSSNANNAVSSHYATVPASSIANNLPNHLSGSSVLIPPVGTTNRFSSDKIAITGCNEQSTVSIHTTVRSALSCSEAVAVADSVSRPPISMFTGNMVTISSYDNATKLNADLLDKSSGARNRMDLSGKSQPVSYTQTAMNRSIPCKVIVDHTTNLNSSLSLSSSIENAESSTDLQSRPVRTEAALQSIACPQVSVISRPEVISNESLEHSSSFITITAKQDSKNLQAGCSSLREVPLPPQDKLIEVVAPSQGFAEQLRGPSAFKNEADAACVSQYSTNNRICWHDEEAMSTDQPVVSHLNASKHKEYAEQNCLKSVKTEPSSYTQMSELQSRSLLTSLAVPVKSETNESDKCFRMDTEDFTGPEMAAQPAEIAPSAQPTQATKAPIADSMDDSLSLTTETLKRVTSAGGSSCRLSSVEANNPLVTQLLQGNLPLEKVLPQPRSGAKLEINRLPLPLQTTSVCKTAVSERNIVEHPSSSPNPDGKGFTAGNIAPLQIRKRESHPKKRMARTVGEHAQIKCEPGKVSMDTDVKVTPCVISSSMNQLGHGQPFKQEWLNKHAVQSRIAHSPEIKQQKRPLPSCSFQQSLFHIDKNGSFHAEASTSHRQHFYQMSMAARGPIPTAALLQATSKGPPGCNAFAFSRHLEQKGLGDGNISTAAHQLRLGSVFSPNIQIKEGDDIASASQTLQSKTLVHPPPPPPPLPPPPPPHPNAEVPSDQKQPTVTMETTKRLSWPQPASICSNIKSEPVSFEEGLSSSCELGMKQASYDQNEVKEQLKAFALKNADFSSYLLSEPQKPFTQLAAPKIQTQHPQPQQQQQQLCGSYPTIHFGSTSFKRAASAIEKSIGMLGSGSNAATGLSNQNAQMPVQKFADSSNADELELKCSCRLKAMIVCKGCGAFCHDDCIGPSKLCVACLVVR; the protein is encoded by the exons ATGGGAAGTGATGGAGTTTTGCGCCTCAGTAGTTCTGCTCTAAACAATGAATTCTTCGCCTATGCAGCACAAGGGTGGAAACAACGATTGGCAGAAG GAGAATTTACTCCAGAAATGCAGTTACGCATCAGAcaagagatggaaaaggaaaagaagacagagccttggaaagaaaaattctttgaaaGGTTTTATGGTGAAAA attgGGAATGTCAAGAGGGGAATCTCTGAAACTCACTACAGCGCAGAACAACGATGAAGATGACAGCAATTCTTTGTGTGGATCTTCTGGCACACCTGGTCCTTCTAAGCAAGCGACCTTTGAGGAACATGAACAAAAAGGCACTAAAACTCCAGCACTACCAGAGAAAGATAATGGTCCATCTCTTAGTAATATGGAACAGGTTCCTGTCAAGAATCTAGTGGCAGAGACAGAGGATATACTGATACCTGAAGAATCAGTCATTCAGGAGGAGATTGCTGAAGAGGTTGAGACAAGTATTTGTGAATGCCAGGAGGAGAACcataaaacagaacaggaatTTTCTGAGGAGTCAGTAAGTCCAGCTGgaacaaatgaagaaacagaggcAGTGCAGCTTGCAGACAATGCTGAGTCCTGCGTCATGATGAATGATGTAACTGATACTGTATCTCACATTGAAATTAAAGTGGAGTTGAAGTCAGAATGCCCTCAGGAGGAGATGTCGGTTGTGATAGATCAGCTGGAGGATTGTGTATCACCAGCACGATCAGCTTCATCCACAAACTCTGTCAATGATACAGCAGACAAGGATTCTGAGTCTGCAAAAGAGCTAATTGctccagaaatgcaaaatgctgcTCTGGAGGGCAATTTGTTCACTGGTGGGGGCATTGCAGTGGATATGGAGCTTCAAAGTGACCCTGAGGAACAATCGTCTGAGAATGCTTGTACTTCTGAgacttccttttcctctggaaGTCCAGAAGAACCATGTGTTTGTATTGCATCTCCTGGAGGAGACACTCAGTCAACTTCAGAGGAACCCTGTACCCCAGCATCTCTTGAGACAGCTTGTTCATCTGAAGCGTCCAGTACCGAAAACACTGAAGGTGATATTCAGCAAAAAGTCACTGATGAAAACTTGCATACGCCTTTAATGTCAGAAATCTCTCCAATGCCCACCTCACCTGTGACCTCAGAAGCATCTCTGATGTCAAATTTACCTTTAACATTAGAGGCATCACCAGCTTCTAATTTACCTTTAACATCAGAAACTTCTCCAATGTCTGATTTACCTATAACATCAGAAACATCTTCAGtatcttctgttcttctgaCTTCTGAAACATCTGTGGCAAATAGTTTGCCTCTTCCATCAGAAACATCTCCTGTTTCAAATTCCCCAAGCAATGAAAGACTTATTTTGCAACAAAGGAAATCACCGTGTCTATTAGAAGACTCACTCCacactttaaaagaagaaagctctACCATTCCTAAGGTGGTTCAAGAAGAGAACCTTGTTGTTCAGCCAAAGCAACTTCAGAGTGCACCTGAAAATTTGAAAGTGGGTCCACTAACAATTACACCTGATACTTCAGCACTGGAAGAGCCCCAAAGCAAAAACCTTAGTCATCAGCCATGTAAGTCACATTCTGAAATTGAGAAATCCTACATTGCTTCCATCCCAGAACACTCCTCCCCTCCAGAGGtgatcaaaattaaaaatcacagtattcAGCAACGAGGTGACAAGAAAGGTACACTCATGCCATCAGAGGTAGCTATCTTACCAGAAGGATCAGCAGGCAAAAATTTTGAACTGTTTCCATCAAAGCAACATGAAAAACTATATACCTCATCTCTAGATAAGTCTTCATTCTCTGAAGTGTGCAGAAGTAAGTCTCATAAGCTAACAGGCAGCACCCAAAGCCGACTAGAGAGTTCACATTCCTCCAAATCGTTAGAACCCACAAAATCACCTGAAGTGAGGAATGAAAGCAGAGACCCAGAGATcccaaagaggaaaacagcagaacagcacagtTTTGGAATCTGCAAAGAGAAGAGAGCTAGGATAGATGATGATCAGCCTAATCGTAGCGCTTCATCAACAAGTCCATCTGATAAAGATCAGCCGCTCAGAGAAGAACCCCGAGTTCCACCCCTTAAG ATTCAACTTTCAAAAATTGGACCACCTTTTATCATCAAGAGTCAACCTGTTTCAAAACCAGAACCTCGAGTTTCCCCAAGTACATCGGTCAGCAGTGGAAGAAACACTGGGGCTAGAACTCTTGCAGATATCAAAGCAAGAGCTCAGCAAGCAAGAGCccaaagagaagcagcagctgcggcagctgtggcagcagctgcaagcaTTGTCTCTGGAGCAATGGGGACTCCGTGCGAAGGTGGGAAGACAAGAACGCTGGCACACATCAAGGAACAAACAAAGGCCAAGCTATTTGCAAAGCATCAAGCCAGAGCTCATTTACTCCAGACTAATAAAGAATCAAAGTCACAGTTCAACTCAAAGGAAAGTACCTCATCTCTAGAAATATCAGCTTCTACTGATGCAAAGATTGAAGGCTCTACTGGTGTCATTATAGTTAATCCTAACTGCAGGTCCCCTAGCAACAAATCTGCTCATCACCGTGAGACTACCACTTTATTACAGCAGTCACTTAACACAGCTACATTACCAGAAACTGCTACTGAGATACCTGTGCACAGTTCCGATGAGAATATACCTATGCCACAATTGtgtgagaaaattatttcatctaCCTCTACTGAAAGTAACAGTGTGCCAGTGCTTTATAATAAAAGTTCAGTCTCTGTGTCTGTATGCAGCACTGCTATGTCTGGAGCAATTAAAGAACTTTCTTTTGCAAGTTCTGTTGATAAATCCTCTGTTTTAATGTCTGTTGACAGTGTGAACACAGCAGTTTCAGCTTGTaatataaaaatgctgaaatccaTCCAAGGGGCTGATACTCCGTGCATAGCCGTTGGACCAAAATGTATTGATAACAGTAATGTACCGGTCTCCATAGACAGTACGGTCTTATCAAATGCCGTCGATGACAAAAGGTTGCCGATACCAAGTAGCAATGCAAATAATGCAGTCTCCAGTCATTATGCCACTGTGCCAGCTTCATCCATTGCAAATAACTTGCCAAATCATCTCTCTGGTAGTTCTGTACTGATTCCCCCAGTGGGGACTAccaacagattttcttctgataaGATAGCCATAACAGGGTGTAACGAGCAAAGCACTGTCTCCATCCACACTACCGTCAGGTCAGCTTTAAGTTGCAGTGAGGCTGTTGCAGTAGCAGATTCTGTCTCAAGGCCACCCATTTCAATGTTTACTGGTAACATGGTGACAATAAGCTCCTATGATAATGCTACTAAATTAAATGCTGATCTCTTAGACAAAAGCTCTGGAGCACGAAACCGAATGGATCTCTCGGGTAAATCTCAGCCAGTGAGCTATACACAAACTGCCATGAATAGATCTATACCTTGCAAAGTCATTGTTGACCACACTACAAATCTGAATTCTAGTCTGTCACTTTCTTCTTCAATTGAaaatgcagagagcagcacgGACCTGCAGAGCAGACCTGTACGGACAGAAGCTGCCTTACAAAGTATAGCCTGTCCTCAGGTGTCTGTAATAAGCAGGCCTGAAGTAATCTCTAACGAAAGTCTTGAGCACAGTTCCAGCTTTATCACCATTACAGCAAAGCAAGACAGCAAGAACTTGCAGGCAGGTTGTTCAAGTCTTCGAGAAGTGCCTCTTCCTCCCCAGGATAAACTAATTGAGGTGGTTGCTCCCAGCCAAGGTTTTGCCGAGCAGTTAAGAGGTCCTTcggcatttaaaaatgaagcagatgcTGCCTGTGTCAGTCAGTATAGCACTAACAATAGAATTTGTTGGCATGATGAAGAGGCAATGAGCACAGACCAGCCGGTGGTCAGCCATCTTAACGCCAGTAAGCATAAGGAATATGCAGAACAAAACTGCTTAAAAAGTGTCAAAACCGAACCTTCCAGTTACACGCAAATGTCAGAGCTGCAGTCCAGGAGTCTTTTGACAAGCCTTGCTGTTCCTGTTAAATCTGAAACTAACGAGTCTGACAAGTGCTTCAGGATGGACACGGAGGATTTCACAGGCCCTGAAATGGCGGCCCAACCCGCAGAAATAGCCCCGAGCGCACAGCCAACGCAGGCCACCAAGGCACCCATTGCGGATTCCATGGACGACTCCCTGTCCCTGACAACAGAAACCCTCAAAAGAGTTACGAGTGCTGGGGGCTCAAGCTGTCGCCTCTCGTCAGTAGAGGCCAACAATCCTTTAGTGACACAATTACTGCAAGGCAATCTGCCTTTAGAGAAAGTGCTGCCGCAGCCCAGATCAGGAGCCAAACTAGAAATTAACAGGCTTCCCTTGCCTTTGCAAACTACCTCAGTATGTAAAACAGCAGTGTCCGAGAGAAATATTGTTGAGCATCCTTCCAGTTCTCCTAACCCAGATGGTAAAGGATTTACAGCAGGCAACATAGCCCCGCTACAAATCAGAAAGCGTGAAAGCCATCCAAAAAAGAGGATGGCTAGGACTGTAGGGGAACATGCTCAAATTAAATGCGAGCCTGGGAAGGTGTCAATGGACACTGATGTTAAAGTGACTCCTTGTGTAATTAGTTCCAGCATGAACCAGCTAGGGCACGGGCAGCCATTTAAACAAGAGTGGCTGAACAAACATGCAGTTCAGAGCCGCATCGCTCACAGCCCAGAGatcaagcagcagaagaggccATTGCCTTCGTGCAGCTTCCAGCAGAGCTTATTTCACATTGATAAAAACGGCAGCTTTCACGCAGAAGCTAGTACCTCACATAGACAGCATTTTTACCAAATGTCCATGGCTGCGAGAGGCCCAATTCCCACGGCAGCTTTGTTGCAAGCTACTTCAAAAGGCCCACCTGGCTGCAATGCGTTTGCTTTTAGCAGGCACCTGGAACAGAAGGGCTTGGGAGATGGGAATATTTCTACAGCAGCTCACCAGCTGAGGCTAGGAAGTGTGTTTTCCCCCAATATTCAGATTAAGGAAGGTGATGACATTGCCAGTGCCTCTCAGACGCTCCAGAGTAAAACCTTAGTGCATCCTCCCCCTCCGCCTCCACCCCTGCCCCCGCCTCCCCCTCCTCACCCAAATGCAGAGGTCCCCTCTGATCAAAAACAACCGACAGTTACTATGGAAACCACAAAAAGACTTAGTTGGCCTCAGCCAGCAAGCATCTGTAGCAATATAAAATCTGAACCTGTTTCTTTTGAGGAAGGtttaagcagcagctgtgaactGGGCATGAAACAAGCTTCCTATGATCAGAATGAAGTGAAAGAACAGTTAAAAGCGTTTGCATTAAAGAATGCAGATTTCTCTTCCTATTTACTCTCTGAGCCACAGAAGCCTTTTACCCAACTTGCTGCTCCGAAAATACAGACGCAGCACccgcagccacagcagcagcagcagcagctctgtggaagTTATCCAACAATACACTTTGGTAGCACAAGCTTCAAAAGGGCAGCATCTGCAATTGAGAAATCGATTGGGATGTTAGGAAGTGGCTCAAACGCTGCCACAGGCCTGTCTAACCAGAACGCGCAGATGCCGGTTCAGAAATTTGCTGACAGTAGCAATGCCGATGAACTGGAACTGAAATGCTCTTGCAGGCTGAAAGCCATGATCGTGTGCAAAGGCTGTGGCGCCTTCTGTCATGATGACTGCATAGGGCCTTCCAAACTGTGTGTAGCTTGCCTGGTTGTACGGTAG